The Carassius gibelio isolate Cgi1373 ecotype wild population from Czech Republic chromosome B9, carGib1.2-hapl.c, whole genome shotgun sequence genome includes a region encoding these proteins:
- the sona gene encoding serine/arginine repetitive matrix protein 2, with the protein MECAVDTGPDDGPSDTAVPYEALTVKDGSETPKKKNKKHKKHKSKKKRKKRKGEKESSSESGVESDGDSQTRTSMKKDGSSNLEADDHANATKNCTEDLSDVEADAKVKKQKHRVGKKKKKRRRKEEEKQDVPKKSSSRSRSASTSGSESEPDSKQSQKLQMASLNLDRKSPIAAATFPKDKFKDSMPQLEDKKRGMTSDNTEEESLKLEGIRKMSPETAHALIAERDIKVEAVGEQESFGKVQELPDIIPKQENVHKEQAVQKNISKEANGNQKEKKKQSLSRSRSRSLSDTKGKKSKHSRSRTPKQSSGKLRRHNDRSSSRDRSVSASGGKDRTKRSSRSPSKQSPCKVKKKTGRRSESLSGRRAYRSDSRSRTRTKRSRTRSPRRGHRSRSRSTRRPRHSRSRSKQSVSRRKNRRSRSRSRSVRRGRQSRSRSRKRTPVSRARRSRSRSVKRARRTRSRSVVILKRSRSRLRRNRRSRSRSARRRSGSRSPRCRSKSRSPQRSRPSESRSPAVRQRRSKSRSPHSTKSESISPQRCKRSKSRTSSHNSKSESPKVRTKKQKSKRSRSRSVSQRRTSRSISRERQSSDSISPTKKAHSKSPTKEENSLKDESSKETKQQIVDAVEENVEVKATEESNQWKPVSTECAVQNPSNEDTTSSECVIQNKKIKEESENLSECEERPNRSRSLSSEPVPQHGTARSDEDDQSGGSRSPTPSKVKQSKSSNKTSPVRRKRSRSVSFTPKRRSKSKSVSRKKRSRSPVRKRKSRSPSHSRKRRTKSRSPVRKRRSRSRSTNRRAKSRSKSHTRAKRSKSKSPKRKRSKSRSPTRKRRSKSRSPARKRRSRSRSRARLSRSRRSRSVSRRRRPAFRGRSFDRRDRWKREPSHSPVLILRKRRSTSRSRRSSSKTPPRLTDLDKDQLLEIAKANAAAMCAKAGMPIPESLKPKAILQLPLPTPGPAPLSLPLPLPVPNLPMNLPMGIPGMPAMPNMTMNAAMASMTAATMTAALSNMGALASMPPMAPLPTITNKPPSAPTPNLASIEEVKRKVAQQANSISIKEFTEKCKQIAESKEEMSIARPHVSDDDDDETR; encoded by the exons atggaGTGTGCCGTAGACACCGGTCCTG ATGATGGGCCATCTGATACTGCTGTTCCATATGAAGCCCTTACTGTAAAGGATGGGAGTGAgaccccaaaaaagaaaaacaagaaacataaGAAACACAAAAGTAAGAAGAAACGTAAGAAGCGCAAGGGAGAAAAGGAGAGTAGCTCTGAATCTGGAGTAGAGTCAGATGGCGATTCCCAAACAAGAACGAG catgaaaaaaGATGGCTCATCTAACCTTGAGGCTGATGATCATGCGAATGCCACAAAAAATTGCACAGAAg ACCTCAGTGATGTGGAAGCTGATGCCAAGGTTAAAAAGCAGAAACATCGTGttgggaaaaagaagaaaaaaagaagacgGAAAGAGGAGGAAAAGCAGGACGTTCCAAAAAAGTCCTCATCTCGCTCAAGATCGGCAAGTACCTCAGGGTCAGAATCAGAACCAGACTCCAAACAATCACAAAAATTACAGATGGCATCTTTAAATTTGGACAGGAAGTCACCTATTGCTGCAGCTACATTTCCAAAAGACAAATTTAAAGATAGCATGCCCCAATTGGAAGATAAAAAGAGAGGAATGACTTCGGATAACACTGAAGAAGAAAGTTTAAAATTAGAAGGGATAAGAAAGATGTCTCCTGAGACTGCACATGCACTAATTGCAGAGAGGGACATAAAAGTGGAAGCTGTTGGTGAACAGGAAAGTTTTGGTAAAGTGCAAGAACTTCCTGATATTATTCCTAAGCAAGAGAATGTGCACAAAGAGCAAGCTGTGCAAAAGAACATTTCGAAGGAAGCAAATGGTaatcagaaagaaaagaaaaaacagtccCTCTCCAGGTCAAGGTCACGATCGCTTTCAGACACTAAAGGGAAAAAATCGAAACACAGTCGCTCTAGAACTCCAAAGCAGTCATCTGGTAAATTAAGACGTCATAATGACAGATCATCTTCAAGGGACAGGTCTGTGTCTGCCTCTGGTGGTAAGGATCGAACAAAAAGAAGCTCGAGGTCTCCATCAAAACAGTCACCGtgtaaagtaaaaaagaaaactggACGCAGGTCAGAGTCGCTCTCTGGAAGAAGAGCATATCGCTCAGACTCAAGGTCCCGCACAAGGACCAAAAGATCGAGGACTAGGTCTCCACGACGTGGTCATCGCTCAAGATCTAGGTCAACTAGAAGACCAAGACATTCACGCTCAAGATCAAAACAATCTGTTTCTCGGCGGAAGAATCGGCGCTCAAGATCACGGTCCAGATCTGTACGGAGAGGAAGACAGTCAAGGTCCCGCTCTCGAAAGAGGACACCTGTTTCTCGGGCAAGGCGGTCCAGGTCTAGATCCGTCAAAAGAGCAAGGCGAACTCGCTCAAGATCCGTTGTGATTCTTAAGCGATCTAGATCACGCTTAAGAAGAAACAGGAGATCTAGATCAAGATCTGCTCGTAGAAGATCAGGTTCAAGAAGCCCAAGATGTCGAAGTAAGTCTCGGTCCCCTCAACGCTCCAGGCCGTCCGAGTCACGTTCTCCTGCAGTCCGTCAAAGGAGGTCAAAATCTAGGAGCCCTCATAGCACAAAGTCAGAGTCCATATCTCCTCAACGATGTAAGAGATCAAAGTCACGGACATCTTCACATAATTCAAAGTCTGAATCACCAAAAGTAAGAACTAAAAAGCAAAAAAGTAAAcggtcaaggtcaaggtcagtTTCTCAGAGACGCACATCAAGATCTATTTCCAGGGAGCGACAGTCATCAGATAGTATATCCCCTACCAAGAAAGCACACTCTAAATCTCCTACTAAAGAGGAGAATTCCTTAAAGGATGAGAGTTCAAAAGAAACTAAACAGCAAATTGTGGATGCTGTAGAGGAAAATGTAGAAGTTAAAGCGACAGAAGAGTCAAATCAATGGAAACCAGTGTCTACTGAATGTGCTGTGCAAAATCCATCAAATGAGGACACAACATCATCAGAAtgtgtaatacaaaataaaaaaataaaggaagaGTCTGAAAATCTCTCTGAATGTGAAGAAAGACCAAACCGATCCAGATCTTTGTCGTCAGAGCCAGTTCCTCAACATGGTACTGCAAGATCAGATGAAGATGATCAATCAGGGGGCTCACGATCACCTACACCAAGTAAAGTAAAACAATCAAAGTCCTCCAACAAAACGTCACCTGTACGGAGAAAGCGCTCCAGATCAGTTTCGTTCACACCGAAAAGGCGATCCAAGTCTAAATCGGTCAGTAGAAAGAAGAGGTCAAGGTCTCCTGTTAGAAAACGCAAGTCCAGGTCTCCCTCACATAGTCGTAAAAGGAGGACGAAATCTCGGTCACCTGTTCGGAAAAGAAGATCACGATCAAGGTCAACCAATCGAAGGGCAAAATCAAGATCGAAATCTCACACAAGAGCAAAGCGCTCAAAATCGAAATCCCCCAAGCGGAAACGGTCAAAGTCTAGATCGCCAACTCGAAAAAGGAGGTCCAAGTCACGTTCCCCTGCTAGAAAGAGAAGATCTCGTTCACGGTCAAGGGCTCGTCTGTCCCGATCCAGAAGATCACGCTCTGTTTCACGTCGTAGGAGACCAGCATTTCGTGGGCGATCTTTTGATAGACGAGATCGATGGAAACGTGAACCAAGCCACTCACCAGTTTTGATTCTCCGTAAGAGGAGGTCCACCTCAAGATCTCGACGCAGCTCTAGCAAGACGCCACCACGTCTTACTGACCTAG ATAAAGATCAACTGTTGGAGATTGCGAAGGCTAATGCTGCTGCAATGTGTGCTAAAGCTGGAATGCCCATACCTGAAAGTCTCAAGCCAAAGGCAATTCTACAGTTACCTCTGCCAACCCCAGGTCCAGCCCCCTTGTCTTTGCCTCTGCCATTGCCTGTGCCCAATTTACCTATGAATCTCCCCATGGGTATACCAGGTATGCCTGCAATGCCAAACATGACAATGAACGCTGCCATGGCAAGTATGACTGCGGCGACAATGACGGCTGCTCTCTCAAACATGGGTGCCCTGGCCTCTATGCCTCCAATGGCTCCACTTCCTACCATTACCAACAAGCCCCCTTCAGCACCAACACCTAATCTGGCCAGTATTGAGGAGGTGAAGAGGAAAGTGGCTCAACAAGCTAACAGCATTAGCATCAAGGAGTTTACAGAG aaatgtaaacaGATCGCAGAGAGTAAGGAGGAGATGAGTATTGCACGGCCACATgtttcagatgatgatgatgatgagacaCGG TAA